A genomic segment from Bos taurus isolate L1 Dominette 01449 registration number 42190680 breed Hereford chromosome 1, ARS-UCD2.0, whole genome shotgun sequence encodes:
- the OR5AC31 gene encoding olfactory receptor 5AC1 translates to MEANKTLVTEFVLTGLTDLPGLQVPLFLVFLVIYLTTMAGKLGLIFLIWKDPHLHTPMYSFLGSLAFADACSSSSVIPKMLVNILDKSQMMSLFECMAQYYFFGSSATTECFLLVVMAYDRYAAICSPLLYPVVMSNRLCTCLISASYAIGFLHPIIHVGLLSRLTFCRSNTIHHFYCEILPLFTISCTDPSINALVLFIFAAFIQAFTFITIMASYTYVLFAILKKKSEKGRSKAFSTCSAHLLSVSLFYGTLFFMYVHPGSDQDQYQDKMYSLFYTIIIPLLNPFIYSLRNKEVLGAFRKM, encoded by the exons ATGGAGGCAAACAAGACTCTGGTGACAGAATTTGTTCTCACAGGACTCACAGATCTCCCAGGACTACAGGTCCCCCTGTTCCTGGTATTCCTGGTCATCTACCTCACCACCATGGCGGGCAAACTTGGACtgatttttctcatctggaaggACCCCCATcttcacacccccatgtactcATTCCTGGGCAGCTTGGCCTTTGCAGATGCTTGCTCATCATCTTCTGTGATTCCCAAAATGCTTGTCAACATCTTAGACAAGAGTCAAATGATGTCTCTCTTTGAGTGCATGGCCCAATACTATTTTTTTGGTTCCAGTGCCACCACAGAATGTTTCCTCCTGGtggtgatggcctatgaccgctatgcaGCCATATGCAGCCCCTTACTTTACCCAGTGGTGATGTCCAACAGACTCTGCACTTGCTTGATAAGTGCATCATATGCAATTGGTTTTCTGCATCCTATAATACATGTAGGATTATTATCTAGATTAACTTTCTGCAGGTCTAATACAATACATCATTTCTACTGTGAAATCTTGCCACTTTTTACAATTTCTTGCACTGACCCATCTATTAATGCTTtggtgctttttatttttgccGCTTTTATACAGGCTTTTACTTTTATTACCATCATGGCCTCATACACCTATGTCCTCTTTGCCATACTGAAAAAGAAGTCTGAAAAGGGCAGGagcaaagccttctccacctgcagTGCCCACCTTCTCTCTGTTTCCTTGTTCTATGGCACTCTCTTCTTCATGTATGTGCATCCTGGGTCTGACCAGGATCAATATCAGGATAAAATGTATTCACTGTTCTACACGATTATAATTCCCCTGCTAAACCCCTTTATTTATAGCCTAAGAAATAAGGAAGTTTTAG gtgcatttagaaaaatg